The Lycium barbarum isolate Lr01 chromosome 10, ASM1917538v2, whole genome shotgun sequence genome includes a region encoding these proteins:
- the LOC132614650 gene encoding monothiol glutaredoxin-S6-like: protein MDAVNRLGAESPVVIFSKSNCCMSHTIETLIRNFGANPTVYKLDELEKGKKMEKALIEMGCNPSTPAIFIGKEFVGGSDEVMSLNVKGKLKELLIEANAIWV, encoded by the coding sequence ATGGATGCAGTGAATAGATTAGGAGCAGAAAGCCCAGTGGTGATATTCAGCAAGAGCAATTGTTGCATGTCTCACACTATTGAAACCCTAATTCGTAATTTCGGGGCGAATCCAACGGTGTATAAACTTGATGAACTTGAGAAAGGAAAGAAGATGGAGAAAGCATTGATTGAAATGGGTTGCAATCCAAGCACTCCAGCTATATTTATTGGGAAAGAGTTTGTTGGTGGTTCTGATGAAGTGATGAGTCTCAATGTTAAAGGCAAGTTGAAGGAATTGCTCATTGAGGCTAATGCTATTTGGGTATAA
- the LOC132613805 gene encoding 4-alpha-glucanotransferase, chloroplastic/amyloplastic: MAIPTCFSLIIPSSFSSPKLNNIFHSPIPKLSKPTFSFHGKRLRYQNGNVVPCVGEDLPIEYADWLPKRELSDRRRAGVLLHPTSFPGPYGIGDLGPQAFRFLDWLNLSGCSLWQVLPLVPPGKRANEDGSPYSGQDANCGNTLLISLEELVDDGLLKKEELPEPIAADRVNYSTISEIKDPLITKAAKRLLSSEGELKDQLENFRRDPNISSWLEDAAYFAAIDNSLHTISWYDWPEPLKNRHLAALEEVYQSEKDFIDIFIAQQFLFQRQWKKVCDYARSKGIGIMGDMPIYVGYHSADVWANKKQFLLNRKGFPLIVSGVPPDAFSETGQLWGSPLYDWKAMEKDEFSWWVRRIRRATDLFDEFRIDHFRGFAGFWAVPSEAKVAMLGRWKVGPGKPLFDAIFQAVGKINIIAEDLGVITTDVVQLRKSIEAPGMAVLQFAFGSDAENPHLPHNHEQNQVVYTGTHDNDTIRGWWNILPQEEKSNVLKYLSNIEEEEISWGLIKAAVSSVARIAIIPMQDVLGLGSDSRMNIPATQFGNWSWRIPSSTSFDSLDAEAKKLRDILAIYGRI; the protein is encoded by the exons ATGGCAATTCCAACTTGTTTCTCCCTAATAATaccttcttctttctcttctcctaAATTGAACAACATTTTCCACTCTCCCATCCCAAAATTATCTAAACCCACTTTCAGTTTCCATGGAAAAAGATTACGGTATCAAAACGGCAACGTTGTTCCTTGTGTAGGCGAGGATTTACCGATAGAGTATGCTGATTGGTTGCCCAAACGGGAGTTAAGTGATCGTAGAAGAGCTGGTGTGTTGCTCCATCCAACGTCGTTTCCTGGACCATATGGTATTGGTGATCTTGGTCCTCAGGCTTTCAGGTTTCTTGATTGGCTCAATCTTTCTGGTTGCTCCCTTTGGCAG GTTCTTCCACTTGTACCGCCTGGAAAGAGAGCCAATGAAGATGGATCACCCTATTCAGGGCAG GATGCAAATTGTGGAAACACCCTTTTGATTTCTCTTGAAGAACTTGTTGATGATGGTTTATTGAAGAAGGAGGAGCTTCCGGAGCCAAT AGCTGCGGATCGTGTCAATTACTCAACTATTTCTGAGATAAAAGATCCTTTAATAACCAAG GCAGCAAAGAGACTTCTCTCCAGTGAAGGGGAACTGAAAGACCAGCTCGAGAACTTTCGCCGGGATCCAAATATTTCGA GTTGGCTGGAGGATGCTGCTTATTTTGCTGCCATAGACAACTCTTTACACACTATTAGCTGGTATGATTGGCCTGAACCATTGAAAAATCGCCATCTTGCAGCTCTAGAAGAAGTTTATCAAAGTGAAAAGGATTTT ATTGACATATTCATAGCACAGCAGTTTTTATTCCAAAGACAATGGAAAAAGGTTTGTGACTATGCACGATCCAAAGGAATCGGTATAATGGGAGACATGCCAATATATGTTGGATATCACAGTGCTGATGTTTGGGCCAATAAGAAACAATTTTTGCTG AATAGGAAAGGTTTCCCTCTTATAGTTAGTGGTGTTCCTCCAGACGCTTTTAGTGAAACTGGTCAACTATGGGGCAG CCCTCTCTATGATTGGAAAGCCATGGAGAAGGATGAATTTTCATGGTGGGTACGCCGGATTCGACGTGCAACGGATCTTTTTGATGAGTTTAGGATAGATCACTTTAGAGGATTTGCTGGATTTTGGGCTGTTCCTTCTG AAGCAAAAGTCGCAATGCTGGGGCGTTGGAAA GTGGGACCTGGAAAACCTTTGTTTGATGCTATCTTCCAAGCTGTTGGGAAGATAAATATTATAGCAGAAGACTTG GGAGTAATCACCACGGACGTTGTTCAGCTAAGAAAGTCCATTGAGGCACCTGGAATGGCCGTACTCCAGTTTG CATTTGGCAGTGATGCTGAAAACCCTCATTTGCCTCACAATCATGAGCAGAACCAAGTTGTGTATACTGGAACACATGACAATGATACG ATCCGAGGTTGGTGGAACATCTTGCCACAGGAAGAGAAATCCAAT GTACTAAAGTATTTATCAAACATTGAGGAAGAGGAAATATCGTGGGGCCTGATCAAAGCTGCAGTTTCTTCTGTAGCCCGTATTGCAATTATACCAATGCAGGATGTCCTTGGGCTTGGGAGTGATTCTAGAATGAATATTCCAGCCACTCAG TTTGGAAACTGGAGTTGGAGGATACCTAGTTCTACCAGCTTTGACAGCTTGGATGCAGAAGCAAAGAAACTAAGAGATATACTTGCAATTTATGGGCGGATTTGA